The genomic DNA atatcaaataaataaacttaCATATTCATGTTTTAATAAGGATGGATTTTCTATTATTTGTCGTTTCACACTGGGGTGGGGATTATTGAACGTCATTCTTACTTTCTTGGAGTTAAGTGCCAACATTTTTCCATtgacaaaacaaaaaggaaaacgaGAAACAgggtttattaatttatgttcATGAGGTAGCTGACATTGGCTTGAAGAAATCATTCATGATCAGGGTCCATTGCTAGCTCGAAACTTTCGTGAAACATACATCAGATACAGGGGAAGGCTGCACTCATCTGCATCGATATGTGGTGTCTCGAAACGACCTTCGTGGATAAAGATAAGGCGATACAACCGCGAGAAACCCCCGGGGACCATAAAGACCACATGTATGTTGACGCCACGCATGCATAAATATTCTGGTCCAGTGATGACCTTTAATGGTCCACAAATTGAATAACTACTTGATCTTTTCCAAAATGGGGGTacccatatttatatatgtacgtaAATATTCTATATATGTTATGTTGTACCATTCATCAACTTTAGGGTTCAATTTAACAAACAGGTGTGTTTCTGCCAAGAAGGTAATTccaagaaggaagaaattaAACATACCATTAAGCTCTCTGCCGGGGGACCATCGCGATCGATGAGAAGCAAAGACAGTATCGAAGGGCTGCAGAATTTAAGGACATGTAAAATTGAAGTCTCTGAACGGAGTGGGACAGGGACACAACCAATTCATTTGAGACGAAGAAACAAATTGCTTTCGATTTCAAATGGAGAAAAGACAAGTTCGTCGAGAACAGATTATATGATTTGAGAATTGTACTACAAAATGTCAGGCATGGTCGTCCTCGAAAGACAGCAGATTGGATGGTCGTGAAATTGAACCCAAAACTCATTAAAGGAGCACAGAGAATCCCACTAAGGAGTATCGAACCAAAAACCCCTTAGACAACATTGTACGACACCCTCTCCCCTTCTTTCTACCATATTGCTCACAGTTACAATTTTATGTAAAGTTTAAtgttaattttattgatttgatTATTTCAGCACCAAACACAGTTTTTACAAAAACAATATCCGGTGAGTAATTTCAAAACTATGGTTTTGGTTGCAAATGAGATACTTTAGAAGGTTAATAGACATAGGTGTTTATGAAAATTACTTCtgcttattatttatttcgagtattaattttaattttaacaatTTCACATTGTTATTTTCGAACTCTTTAATTTATTCTGAAATCAACACTCACttcttaaaaattatatttcggTAGTTTTACATCGTCAACATCACTCCCAAACCAACCATTATTATTGTGCCATTCTTttaaagtttttcttttaacagTATGTCAAGAAGGAATCCAGTCTGCGGAGAGagctctttaattttttttgttgcttCTGTTTTGGAACATTTTACCTCCGAAATTTCATGTGACTCTTAggattttcttgttcttttcttgTCTTATGGTTATGGTTGTAGAAAAGAGAGGGGGACCATTCCCTTTCAATGATATTTTTACGCCGCCTGCACCTACTGGAACTAGGCTGCTCTGTGTACGTGTCTCTCCGATGTCTCCAATTTTGAGATTTTGAGATTTTATCACTAGCAAGACTTAAACACCGAGTTAGATCGGCACGATTACACGACAAATTTTTCGATTCTTCTAATATCTGGAAATGTGCCCATTGAAACAGGGAGTCACAGATCTGATCGATGCACATGTTTCTACCACCTAGAATCTGCTATACTGTATGTGTAGGCTCTTGGGAGCGACGTATCGGCTATCAAGAAAGATCGAGACGGGCCAAGTTGTCATGGAAAGATGAGTGTTCTGTACTAGCCATAGCCTAGGAAGTGCTGTATGGGGAACTAATTAATAGGGAAAAAGatattcagccaaaaaaagaagaagggaaaaCGATAAAATTTCCACTTGTGATATGAGATCGAAACAAATCGCATTCTTTTATTTGGGATAATTAACCCCCGTGATTTGTTCCATTAGACATGGAGGTTacggcgttaattttttttcattttcagtcttcaatctttaaccttttaatcattttgtgactaaatcttttttttatcattcatatcctaaactttttattttatttcattttagtcctgaaagaaaatcgaaagggaaggATGGGTCGGGGCagccaatcggcgaccctgACCCATCCGTCGAGGTCGCTGGTACCCACGGAGGATACCAGCGACTCGGCGGCCTCGACCCCGAATCGACCAGGGACCTCCGATTCGGAATCCTGGGTTGATCCAAGATCAAGGCCTCCAAttggcgaccccgacccctccactgAGGTTCCCGGAGTCCTCTGTGGGTAccggcgacctcggtggaggagtcggggtcgccgattggcagCCTCGATCCCTCCTTccttttcgattttctttcaggactaaaatgaaacaaaatgaaaagtttaagatatgaatgataaaagaaaaagatttagaatcaaaatgattaaaaggctaaagactgaaaatggaaaaaaaaaattaacgccgtAACCCCCTATGTTTAATGGAGCAAATCACATGGGGACTAATTGTcctaaacaaaaaaaacatagtgCAATTGATCCCGACCCAAACCACAATGGGGGTTTAATGTACGTATAAATTAAAGCTGTAAGAAAACCATACAGATATGAATTTGCATGCAGTGGCTCAATCTATTTTGTGCATAGATTATATAGTACATTCCGTCCAGTGGGAATCGCTCGAGGAACCGGTTAACCGCATTTCTCATGCCGGATTTGCCTGACACGATCTCTCTCTGCATGAAGTTACAGATATATCTTCCTCGTCAAATTCGATACCTGTTTATAGCATTGCTCATTCCTGGCTCCTCGTAGTTTATCACTGAATTAATCGCATAGAGCTATTTATCGATTTGGAAAACTTGGATGTACAATCTATAATTTCTATAAGGGAATGGCATGTCAAACGCCCCAGACCAGGCTATTCATTACATGATAAGGCTACAATCTCAATTAGATGTCTTGATACCTTGTTTACATAAAATCCGAATGCATCCGAATGTTATTAAAATTGACGTTGACTGGTGGAAGATAAGTCACACACAGGAAAGGTAGGATTGTTACTACAGCCGAGCATAGTTTCACTTGAGGGAATTGTTTTCTCacgtaatatatatacatacatgttaTTCACAAATGGGTATGGATCCCTTGGTTCACTCATGGTTTCACTTCACCCATGACGTTAAGGGCGGGCAACGGAAATCCCCTGACAGCCCAAAAcgtccttttttttctgtacGTGTGTGCGTGTGTTTTTGCAACGAAAGAGAgtagaggaggaggagaaccCGATCACATTCATAGAGAGAACGGAAACGTTTGCATTCGATATAGACCATGCTCCTAGTACACCGAGTAGAGAAAGTAAAGTCTGTTTACAGCAAAAGGAACCTCTACTTTTAACAATTCATTGATGGTTTTGATTACTAACTGCAAATGTAGAAATATATCTACATCTTCTACCTCGGTAACCAAAAACATGAAGGTTCTACCCATCTTCGACAAGTCGCACATGCAAAAGGCTAACAATGCCCTGCCCACAAAAACACCGTGGACCCGACGCAGCAATCAGGTTGGTTGACTGATTACAGTTGACGACGCCAAGAAGCTGTGCATATCATAATGATGTACAGATGCTATTAACAAAATCGTATCATGTGCTGCTTCCTTTGGTCACATCACATAAACCTGCATTTCCATCTTCCTTGACGTTATCGTCATCAGAACAAGAGTCGTCACCGCACCCCTTACTCTCGGGCTTCGTGATCAGTCCCATGGTAGCAAAGCTGCTCGCAATTATAGCATCAACGTCCCGGGTCCCACAGTACAGGCCCCTGCTTCCAGAAACAATGGCACCACCGCTTGGCTTCTCATCCCCTAATACAGCAGGCAATGGCAAGACCCCCATGAAGGGTGGGTTGGTCGGCCCTGACCTACTGAGCAGAAGCCGGAGGGTCTTCCTTGCACCTTCTTCAACCATGGAATCAGTCTCGGGGATCAAAGGATTCATGAGTTTTGGATGCAACGGTGATATGTTGGTCGAGACTGTAGGTCCCGCACTGACCAGGTAACCCTGCCCAGCAGAGCACACATCTATGACTGGGACGTGGACAATCGGGTCACATATCAAGGGTGTGAAGGTCGGTATCTGCTGAGAAGCAGGCTTCGGTAGGCAGACCAAAGGATCAGGCAGGAAAGCAGGGAAATCAAACGGCGGCAGATCAGCCAAGTTTATAGATGGAGCTGATGGTGCTGGTTGGAGGAGAGAAGGGGGTGGAAGAATAGAATCATTGGCCGGAGAAAGGAGATTGGGAGCTGATAACGAGCGTTGAGAAGTCGATGCACCAGGAGGGCACCAACAGTAATACGGCGAGAAAATGGGCTGAGCAGTGAAAGGTACTTGAGATACTGAGCTTAGACTAGGGGGGATCGTCAGTTTCCCGAGGGATTCTAGAAAACCCGGAGAGAATGGGTTGATAATGTGTCCTTCCGACTTCACAATATCACCAGTTTTTGAATTGGGGGTACCTGGTGGAAGTTGGGATGCAGTCGATGAATCGTCCACTGCTGTGAGGGTATATTCCACCCGTTTCTTCAACTTTTCTCTGGTGACACTACTTCTTGAACATAAGAAGCTTCTGGGAACGGCTTCTTTGAAGGAGCTTATTCTTGGACTAAGGCTACCTTGGTAGAGGGAATTGACTTTTGTTGCCTGAGAGCTGGCACTCAGCGACGGCAGGGGTTTAGATGCTGATGCAGAAGATGACTGTGCATTCTTGCTCATACTACCGAGGGTCGTAACTGTAGATACTGCAGGGGAGATTGACACACTGGCTTGAGTGTTACATACAGCTGATCCCATAAGATAAGCTCGAATA from Punica granatum isolate Tunisia-2019 chromosome 2, ASM765513v2, whole genome shotgun sequence includes the following:
- the LOC116195289 gene encoding uncharacterized protein LOC116195289, encoding MANGGCEREDIDRRVDRSDAGESEDFPSAVGSGASAGASRGEIGLAERLAEALVEDGDGDLLLQQSNREDRVLQWLQALDMQVIGACRADERLKPLLKLNASSGLAEDRLLAHLSQHFEPAEVGMLARCFCMPLVSIRVGKINKQGALLCPAPTRGNLNLTLLPTSDLRLSYVGDDGQMERIVTLSNNYESSAVTIEEISQDTSGRSFVIKIPDGRAFFWCSEKSKLSGVELLGKMKDLLCRRPSVAELTGIDESRLECFATYIRAYLMGSAVCNTQASVSISPAVSTVTTLGSMSKNAQSSSASASKPLPSLSASSQATKVNSLYQGSLSPRISSFKEAVPRSFLCSRSSVTREKLKKRVEYTLTAVDDSSTASQLPPGTPNSKTGDIVKSEGHIINPFSPGFLESLGKLTIPPSLSSVSQVPFTAQPIFSPYYCWCPPGASTSQRSLSAPNLLSPANDSILPPPSLLQPAPSAPSINLADLPPFDFPAFLPDPLVCLPKPASQQIPTFTPLICDPIVHVPVIDVCSAGQGYLVSAGPTVSTNISPLHPKLMNPLIPETDSMVEEGARKTLRLLLSRSGPTNPPFMGVLPLPAVLGDEKPSGGAIVSGSRGLYCGTRDVDAIIASSFATMGLITKPESKGCGDDSCSDDDNVKEDGNAGLCDVTKGSST